A segment of the Parasynechococcus marenigrum WH 8102 genome:
CCGTCTTGGCAAGGGCACCCCAGCGTTTCGCACGTAGATCGTCGCTGGTGAGCTCCAGCCGATGTTGCAGTTCGCGAATGTCGTCCTGTTGGAAGGGCAGGGAATCCCGAAGGATCGCCGCCGGATCCTTCACAGCATTGCCCTGGGGCAGAGCAGCCCAGGCTGGGGCTGCCAGGTTGATCAGGGCGAAGCCGAGCAAGGCGATCAGAGCGGCCTTGAAACGCGGATGGGCCAAGGGGGAACCCCAGTGCTGACGGGACTTTGGCACAGCCGTATAGTCCGTTGAACCGTTCGGCCGGAATGATCTCCAGCAACGACTTCCGAACCGGCACCACGATTGAGATCGATGGTGCCGTCTGGCGTGTGGTGGAGTTCCTTCACGTCAAGCCTGGCAAGGGATCTGCCTTTGTGCGCTCCAAGCTCAAGGCGGTGAAGACCGGCAACGTGGTGGAAAAGACCTTCCGTGCGGGGGAGATGCTGCCCCAGGCCTTGTTGGAAAAGGCCTCGCTGCAGCACACTTACATGGAAGGCGAGGACTATGTCTTCATGGACATGTCCACCTATGAGGAGACGCGCCTCAGCGCCGATCAGATCGGGGAAAGCCGCAAATACCTCAAGGAGGGAATGGAGGTGAATGTGGTGTCCTGGAACGGCAGTCCTCTTGAGGTGGAACTGCCGAATTCCGTGGTGCTCGAGATCACGGAAACCGATCCCGGCGTGAAAGGTGACACCGCCACCGGCGGCACCAAGCCGGCCATCCTGGAAACCGGTGCCCAGGTCATGGTGCCCCTGTTCCTGTCCATCGGCGAGAAGATCAAGGTGGATACCCGCAGCGACAGCTATCTGGGTCGTGAGAACGGATGACCATGCAGCTGGATCACGAACAACTGCACCGCCTTCTCGAGGTACTGGGCGAGAGCGACATTCAGGAGTTTCGGCTGGAGGGTGATGACTTCCGGCTGGATATCCGTCGCAACCTGCCGGGACAGGCCGTCATGGCTCCGGTGATGCCCGCCCCTGTGGCCGCAGCAGTGGCACCGGCCGCGGCCGAGCCTGCGTCTCCACCTCCTGCAGCCACAGCCACCCGTAGTGATCTGCTGGAGATCACGGCTCCGATGGTGGGCACCTTCTACCGCGCACCTGCACCGGGAGAGGCTCCGTTCATTGAAGTCGGCAATCGCATTGAAGTCGGCCAGACGGTGTGCATCCTCGAGGCGATGAAACTGATGAACGAGCTCGAAGCCGAAGTCAGTGGAGAGGTGGTGGAGATCCTGATGGACAACGGCACACCAGTGGAATTTGGTCAGGTGCTGATGCGCGTGCGGCCGGCCTAGGCCGCTGTGAGATCCCAAGCCGCCTGCAGGGCCGCGATCATGCTGTCCGGTCGGGCCAAACCCTGGCCGGCGATGTCGAATCCGGTGCCGTGATCGGGTGATGTGCGGAGGAAGGGCAGTTCCAAGGTGGTGTTGACGGCGGCGTCAAACGCCAGCAACTTCACCGGAATCAGGCCCTGATCGTGGTAAAGCGCGAGATATCCATCCGGGCCTGAGCCGTCCGGTTGGTTCCAGGCCTGAGCTGCGCTCAACCAACAGGTATCAGGCGGTATGGGGCCATCCAGCCGCACGGAAGGATGCTCCTGGCGCCAGCGCTTGAGCAGTGGAGACAGCCAGGTGTCCTCCTCCTGTCCGAGTCGACCCGCTTCACCGGCATGGGGGTTCAGACCTGCCACCACCAGATGAGGGTCGGGCCGGAACCGCTGGCAGAAGTTCAGCAGCACATTCAATTTGTGCTCCACCAATTCCGGGGTCAGCGCTGCGGTGATCTGGCTGAAGGGAAGGTGCGTGGTGGTCAGCAACGTGTTGAGTCGCCAGGTCCCATGGGGTGCGACGGCCGTGAACAGCATTGAGGACTGCTGTGAACCGGCGAGTTCAGCCAGCCGTTCCGTCTGCCCGGGATAGTGATGGCCTGCAGCATGCCAGAGGTGCTTGGCGATCGGTGCGGTGACCAGGGCACGACCGTGCCCATGCTGCACACATGCAACGGAGTGGGTCAGCCAGCGGAAGCACGCTGCGGCACCGGCTGTTGTCGGTTGTCCGGGTTGAACGGATACCTCCAGGGGTTGGTCGTCAATGATCAGCTGATCGGGATCGGCGACAGCTGTGATGCCCTGCTGCAGGAGGCGGGCGTGGGTTGCCATCAGGCTGCGACGGCAGCCGACCAGAACCGGTTGGAGTGACGCAGGAAGCCTGCTGCTCGCCAGTGCCTTGAGCGTGACCTCCATGCCGATGCCCGCTGGATCGCCAAGGGCGATCAGCAGCTGCTGGCTAGCGTTGTGGTCCAACGGTGATGGCATGGTCTGTGCTGAGACTGTTGCTCCTGGGCTTGATGTTGGTGGGCCTGGCCACCGGATTGCATCAGCAATGGTTGGTGGTTGACTGGCTCAAGCTCACAGACGACCTGGGCCTTCCAGCACCTGAAGACCTGGAGCCGATTGATTTCAACCGCTTGATCATCGGCGATCAGGAGCAGGACTGAGATTCCTGTCGCAGGCAATCCTGCAGGCCGGCTTTGAAATCCGGATGGAGCAGGGCATAGCCAAGCTGTTGGCACAGCAGGGTGTTGCGAACCCGGCGGTTCTCACTCCAGAACGACCGTGCCATGGCGGACATCGAATGGCTGGCCAGTTCGAACGGTTCCTCGTCGGGAAGCTTGCAGTTCAGCAGGGCTGCGCCGTACTGCAGGAGATCCTGAGGCGCTGCAGGGCGGTCATCGCTGACATTGACGATGGCTGGCCCGGGTCCTGCTGCGGCCTGATGCATCAGATGCAGGCAGGCGCCGGCGATGTCATCCACATGGATGCGGCAGAACACCTGATCGGCCTTCAGAATCCGCCGTGCCGTTCCGGTCCGAAGACTGTCGAGCACCGAGCGGCCGGGTCCGTAAATGCCGGGAAGTCTCAGGATCTGCACCGGGAGGCCGGAGTCCAGCCAGGCCTGTTCACAGGCATGGCGCCGCTGACTGCGCGGCTGGCCTGGATTAGCGGGATCGTCCTCCGACACCCAGCGCCCCTGCTGATCCCCGTAGACGCCGGTGGTGGAGAGATAGCCAACCCAGGTGAGTGATCGCTCTTTCAGCTGCGACCCGAGGTGGGTGAGCACCGGGTCGTGGCCCTCGGTTGTCGGGGGAATGGTGGAGAGCACGTGGGTAATGCCGTCCAGATCTCTCGACGTTGGGATCAGCCCGGCTGTGCTGTCGAAGACGAGATCAGCTTCCGGAGAGCTCAGGCTGCGGCGACTGCAGCGCACGGTGGTGCCGAGGGCCCTGAGTAGCCGTGTTAGGTGACCACCGCTGTAGCCGCCACCGAGCACCAGCACCCGTGCATCCCGGGCGAGTGGTTGGGATCGGTTGACAAGATCGGACAGCATCAGTACACCTGTATCAGTTCACCGCTGCCGTCATGACTGCAAGTTGTCTGCCGACCGCACCCGCTCAACGACGCGTGATTGCAACACGGGTCATTGTCGCTCTGGCTGTTCTGGTCGGAGCGATGACCTTGGCGCCTGAGGATCCTCGTTCTCAGGCGTCCATTTGCCAGCGCCACCACTCCGCTGAAGCTTGTCGCGTCTGGTGAACCTTAGGCCGGTTGAAAGCTCAATTCCATGCCGCCATCCGGCTTGGGCAAGGAAGCGTCCTGAGGGTGCGCCCACTGCAGCAATCGCAGGGCGAGGCGCAGGTCACCATCCATCCAGGCCCGAATGGCCATGGCACGTCTGGGGTCATAAAAGCGCTGTCGGCGGTACCAGTCGAAAACATCGGCATCGGATTTATGACCGTTGCAGGACAGGCAAGCCGGGACGCAATTTTCGGTGACGCTCAAGCCACCGCGGGCACGGGGAAGAATGTGATCAATGGATTCCGAAGGTTTACCGCAATAAATACAACTTTTGCCGGTGTAAATGTGAAGTGATTGTCTCCAGCGTCGGACGCGCAATTTGGGACAGAGTTCATCAAGAAAAACTGCATCCCGGTTATGCATCCGAATATTTTCGGTTGAGTAAAGTTTGCCTCGGAAGTCCCGGCCGTCAATGTGTCGACGGCTGCATTTTGGGCGATCTTTGGCCGAAGAGTTGAAGATGTTTGCGAGCCCTTGTTTTCCACCTTAGCCAAACTAAAGTGATGGTTTGTGGGGGATTTGATTTCCGATTCCGGATCGCTCTCCTGCGGGCTTGACCTATCGGCTGCCGGACTCATCCGTGTGGTCTGTCCTTTTGACGCCGTCACCCAGGCGCAATTGCGGCGGATCCGGCCCCGTGGTAGTTGGATGGGGCCGTCCAGGGGCTGGGAGTTTCCTCTGGCGGCAGCTGCAGCGTTGATCCAGGGTTTCGGGACGCGATTTCCTGTTACCCCCCAACTGCAGCAATGGCTGGATTGGTGTCACCACCCTTTGCCGCCATTGCCCCCCCACCGTGATCTGGTGGCGGCCGCCGATCTGACGATGGCGTTGCGGGATGGCCGGCGGCCACTCCCCCATCAACGCAGTGGAGCCCGTTGGCTGCTGGCGAGACGCGGAGCTGTTCTTGCCGATGAGATGGGGCTCGGCAAAACGTTGACGGCACTGCTGGCGGCCAGAGCCATGGTCCGCTGCGCTGAGCTGAGAGTCATGGTGGTGGCGCCGGTGGGGCTGCATGCCCATTGGCGCCGGGAAGCGGAGACGGTGGATCTCCAGCCGGAGTTGGTGAGCTGGGCGCGTTTGCCTGCTGAGCTTCCACCGGCTGGAACGCTGTTGGTGGTGGATGAGGCGCATTTCGCCCAATCCCTGCAGGCCAACCGCACGGCAGCCCTGTTGCGGCTGGCGCGTCACCCCCGGCTACGGGCGATCTGGATGCTCACGGGTACACCGATGAAAAACGGTCGTCCGGCTCAGCTCTATCCCTTGCTGGCGGCGATGGACCATCCGATTGCCAGGGATCAACGCCAGTTTGAGGAGCGCTATTGCCAGGGGCATTGGCGTGAGCAGCGGGGGCAACGGCGTTGGCAGGCCAGTGGTGCCACCCAGCTCGAAGAATTGCGCCGTCTCACACGGCCGCTGATTCTCCATCGCCGCAAGGCTCAGGTGCTGGAGCTGCCGCCCAAGCAACGCCGTGAGCACCCCATTGCCTTGTCAGACGCTGAATCCCTTGGATTCGACCATCGCATTGATCTGTTGGTGGACGACTTTCGGCGTCGAGCCCTCAAGGGTGAGGTGCGGTCCGATGCGGAACCGTTGGCGGTGCTGACCGCACTGCGCCGGGTTGCAGCCGAGTTCAAGCTCCCTGCGGCGGAAACCCTCGTGCGAACGCTGTTGCAAGCCGGCGAGGCAGTAGTTCTGTTCAGCGGATTTGTGGAACCGCTGCAGTTGTTGCAGCAGCGATTGGGTGGAGCCCTGCTCACCGGTCGTCAACGGCCGGTGGAGCGGCAGCAGGCGGTGGATTGCTTTCAGCAGGGGGGAGAGGATCTGCTGCTGGCAACTTTTGGTACCGGGGCTCTTGGATTCACCCTGCACCGGGCCAGGCATGTGGTGTTGCTGGAGCGCCCCTGGACGCCGGGTGATGTGGCGCAGGCCGAAGACCGCTGCCATCGCCTGGGGATGGAAGATGAGGTGCTCACCTGTCATTGGTTGCAGCTGGGGCCGGCGGATCAGCTTGTGGATGGTTTGGTGGCCAGCAAGGCGGAACGGATCGAGATCCTGTTGGGCCCCCGTCGGTTGACGCTGGAGCGTCAGTCCTTGCCGTTGATGGTGCGGCGTTGTTTGCAGGTGGCCTGACGCACCTCGAGTTCATGGCGAAGCATCGGATCCGCACCGTCATCCATCAGAGCGATCGCCTGTTCCACATCACGGCAGGCCTGATCGTGCTGGCCGAGCAGGGTCTGCACCAGCGAACGATCCCGCCAGGGTTCCGGTTGATCTGGGAAGGTTTCCACACTGTTGTTGCAGCGTTGTAGGGCTGAACGCAGCTGATTGGACGCAAGATCCTCCAGGCAGCTGCTGGTGGCCAGGGTCAAGTCAGTCGTTGGTTGTGGTGCGCTCTGACAGCCGCTGATCAGCAGCAGACCAAGAACCAGGGCGAGGTGAGGACGCCAGCGGTGATCAGTAGCTGTAACGCTCGGCCTCGCTGGCGGCGTAACCGTCGCTGCTGAAGGAGGTATTGGTCTGGGTTGGCGTTGAGGTGCTGCCAAGGCTTGCTGCAGTGGCGGTGGTTGCCCCGCCGAACAGATCGCCGAGGAACTGACCGCAGTCAGGGAATGTGCCGGGGTCCTTGACCACAGCTTCTGTGATCATCACAGAGGCATGTTCCGGTGATGTTTTGAACAGTCCGCGGCTCTGCCGCTTGATCAGGGCGTAGGCGGCGTTCCAGCTCACGTCATGGGCATTGCCGCTGCTGCGCATGAAGCAATACACCTGCGCACCCTTTTCTTCGGTGTCGGTGCCTGCCCATGCCGTGCTGGATCCACATAGCAATCCGACGATCACGCCGGCGCTGCACAGAATCCGTTGGGCGGTGGAGCGAAGCATGAAAGGACACCGTGGCTGAGTTGATCTCAAGGTATCGATGCCAGGGTCACTGTCCAGGGCTAATCATCCGGACCACCAGTGGCAAGACCAGCAGAACGGTGATCAGGCGCACCGCATGCAGTGCGGCCACGGCTGCGCCGACGCCGAATTCCGCTCCCACCAGACTCATGCCGCTGATGCCGCCAGGAGCGGCTCCAAGCAGCGCGATGACGGGATCGATCCCCAGCAGGCGGCTGCTCCACAGGCCCACCACGATGCCGGTGAGCACCAGGGTGAGAGTGATCAGCAACGCCGGTCGCCACAGCGTCTGCAGCTGATCAAGGGAGGTTCGGCTGAGGCCGGTGCCAATCACGGTGCCGATGCCGATTTCCAGGGCTGTGCGGGTTCCTGATGGCCAGGACGCCTGCTCCAGGCTGCCGCTCATGCTCAGCAGACCAGCGCCCAGGATTGCACCGGCGAGAGGCGCGGCGGGGATACCGCTCAGCAGCGCCAGCAACCCCACCGTCGTGCCGGCCAGCGTGTAGAGCAGCAGCGTTGCCAGAGGGGGCATCGGATGCGGTGGCGTGGGATTCCTTGATCTTGAGCCACCGACGTTCCTGTGTTGTCATCGGCGCAGTGTCGTCCCCGGCCATGAGCTCCTCCGTGTCGTTCAGGATCACGCGCACCGCTGAAGACCTGGCTGAGACCATCACGGCCCTCACCCAGCGTTTGGTGAAGTTGGAGCAACGCCAGGAAGCGTTGGAGCTTCAAGTGCGTCAGCAGCTGGAGTCGGTTCATCAGGTGCCTGACGAGGAGTTGGCCACACTCGATGGCATCGAGCAGCTGCTGCAGGAAACACGTCAGTTGCTGCAGTCCACGGACACGCTGGATTTTCCAGTTGCGCTGGAGGCTTCAGATCTCAGTGATGAGGTGCATGACCACCACGGCCATGACCACCACGGTCACGACATGGCCGCATAGGGGTGGCCAAAGGTGCCAAAATAAAAAGAAAGGCAACTATGGCCCCCACCATCCCTGCCTCAGGTGCTTGCACCGTGACCCATTCATCCACCACGCTTCACGGCATGTCCGTCCGGTCCCGTTCCGGATTCATTGAAGGTGGTCACCAGCTTGAGAAACTCGAGTTTGCTCTTGCACTTGCTGAAGCACGAGGTGATCAGTCCCGCTGCTCGACCTTGCGTGATCGAATTGCAGACCTTGGCGGTAATGCTGAAGAGCCGGGAACCTGAAAAACGATTGAGTGGAAAGTTGAAAGTTTGCCGGTAAGATTCAGAAAAGATTAATTTCTATTGATATTGATGCTTACGATTTCAAAGGCCGATTCATCACTTGATCAGCGTGATGCTTTTTCGCGAGCTGCGCAAAATCTGTTTGACAAAGCCAAGCTCGTCGCTGAGGGAGGCCAGTATTCAGAAGCTGGCTCGCTAATCCTGAAGGCTCTGGATCAGGAGCGTCGTGCCCAGAGCAGCGGTCCACAAGTGCTGCAGTTGATTAAACCCAGAAATTAATTTGTTTTGTCGTCAAGCGGGCGACCGGATTCGAACCGGCGACGTTCAGCTTGGGAAGCTGACATTCTACCACTGAATTACACCCGCAAAATGGCGAGATCGCTCTCGCCGTCTTCTGTTTCAGCTGAGTGCTGTTGCTGCTGCCGCGACGCCAGCACCCATGTTGCCGCTGTGCAAACCCAACGACTGAAGTGTGGCTTCAATGGCGGACACG
Coding sequences within it:
- the efp gene encoding elongation factor P; protein product: MISSNDFRTGTTIEIDGAVWRVVEFLHVKPGKGSAFVRSKLKAVKTGNVVEKTFRAGEMLPQALLEKASLQHTYMEGEDYVFMDMSTYEETRLSADQIGESRKYLKEGMEVNVVSWNGSPLEVELPNSVVLEITETDPGVKGDTATGGTKPAILETGAQVMVPLFLSIGEKIKVDTRSDSYLGRENG
- a CDS encoding DUF6554 family protein, which codes for MLRSTAQRILCSAGVIVGLLCGSSTAWAGTDTEEKGAQVYCFMRSSGNAHDVSWNAAYALIKRQSRGLFKTSPEHASVMITEAVVKDPGTFPDCGQFLGDLFGGATTATAASLGSTSTPTQTNTSFSSDGYAASEAERYSY
- the pdxA gene encoding 4-hydroxythreonine-4-phosphate dehydrogenase PdxA; translated protein: MPSPLDHNASQQLLIALGDPAGIGMEVTLKALASSRLPASLQPVLVGCRRSLMATHARLLQQGITAVADPDQLIIDDQPLEVSVQPGQPTTAGAAACFRWLTHSVACVQHGHGRALVTAPIAKHLWHAAGHHYPGQTERLAELAGSQQSSMLFTAVAPHGTWRLNTLLTTTHLPFSQITAALTPELVEHKLNVLLNFCQRFRPDPHLVVAGLNPHAGEAGRLGQEEDTWLSPLLKRWRQEHPSVRLDGPIPPDTCWLSAAQAWNQPDGSGPDGYLALYHDQGLIPVKLLAFDAAVNTTLELPFLRTSPDHGTGFDIAGQGLARPDSMIAALQAAWDLTAA
- a CDS encoding SDR family oxidoreductase; its protein translation is MLSDLVNRSQPLARDARVLVLGGGYSGGHLTRLLRALGTTVRCSRRSLSSPEADLVFDSTAGLIPTSRDLDGITHVLSTIPPTTEGHDPVLTHLGSQLKERSLTWVGYLSTTGVYGDQQGRWVSEDDPANPGQPRSQRRHACEQAWLDSGLPVQILRLPGIYGPGRSVLDSLRTGTARRILKADQVFCRIHVDDIAGACLHLMHQAAAGPGPAIVNVSDDRPAAPQDLLQYGAALLNCKLPDEEPFELASHSMSAMARSFWSENRRVRNTLLCQQLGYALLHPDFKAGLQDCLRQESQSCS
- a CDS encoding HNH endonuclease → MHNRDAVFLDELCPKLRVRRWRQSLHIYTGKSCIYCGKPSESIDHILPRARGGLSVTENCVPACLSCNGHKSDADVFDWYRRQRFYDPRRAMAIRAWMDGDLRLALRLLQWAHPQDASLPKPDGGMELSFQPA
- a CDS encoding DEAD/DEAH box helicase, with protein sequence MGDLISDSGSLSCGLDLSAAGLIRVVCPFDAVTQAQLRRIRPRGSWMGPSRGWEFPLAAAAALIQGFGTRFPVTPQLQQWLDWCHHPLPPLPPHRDLVAAADLTMALRDGRRPLPHQRSGARWLLARRGAVLADEMGLGKTLTALLAARAMVRCAELRVMVVAPVGLHAHWRREAETVDLQPELVSWARLPAELPPAGTLLVVDEAHFAQSLQANRTAALLRLARHPRLRAIWMLTGTPMKNGRPAQLYPLLAAMDHPIARDQRQFEERYCQGHWREQRGQRRWQASGATQLEELRRLTRPLILHRRKAQVLELPPKQRREHPIALSDAESLGFDHRIDLLVDDFRRRALKGEVRSDAEPLAVLTALRRVAAEFKLPAAETLVRTLLQAGEAVVLFSGFVEPLQLLQQRLGGALLTGRQRPVERQQAVDCFQQGGEDLLLATFGTGALGFTLHRARHVVLLERPWTPGDVAQAEDRCHRLGMEDEVLTCHWLQLGPADQLVDGLVASKAERIEILLGPRRLTLERQSLPLMVRRCLQVA
- the accB gene encoding acetyl-CoA carboxylase biotin carboxyl carrier protein — protein: MTMQLDHEQLHRLLEVLGESDIQEFRLEGDDFRLDIRRNLPGQAVMAPVMPAPVAAAVAPAAAEPASPPPAATATRSDLLEITAPMVGTFYRAPAPGEAPFIEVGNRIEVGQTVCILEAMKLMNELEAEVSGEVVEILMDNGTPVEFGQVLMRVRPA
- a CDS encoding tetratricopeptide repeat protein is translated as MTLATSSCLEDLASNQLRSALQRCNNSVETFPDQPEPWRDRSLVQTLLGQHDQACRDVEQAIALMDDGADPMLRHELEVRQATCKQRRTINGKD